The sequence TCCGGGAAACCTGATCCGCGCCTCGGACACCAACGGCTTGGTCACCATCACCCAGATGGACCCGATGGGGCTGATCTTCGCGGTGCCGCAGGAACTGGTGCCGACGCTGGTGGGTTATCTGAACACGAAGACCGAGGTGCCGGTGGAGGCGTTGGCGTCCGACCAGCGCACGGTGGTGGCGAAGGGCAAGCTGTTGACCAGCGACAACCAGATCAACGCGACCTCCGGCACTCTGAAGCTGAAGGCCGAGTTTCCGAACGCGGACGGCAAGTTGTTCCCGAACCAGTTCGTGAACGTCCGCATCCGGGTGCGCGTCGACCCGAAGTCGGTGGTGGTGTCGGCGGGGGCGGTGCAGGAAAGCTCGCGCGGCCGCTACGTTTATCTCGTCAATCCGGACCAGACGGTGACCTTCCGCCAGGTGGAAACCGGGGCGACCTACCGCGAGACGACCCGCATCGTGAAGGGACTGGCCCTGGGCGACCAAGTGGTGGTGTCCGGGCTCGACCGCCTGCGCGATGGTTCGAAGATCGTGTTGGCCTCGCCTACCGGTGGTGAAGGCGGCGGCGAGCACAAGCACGGTGAAAAGGCCGAGGGTGGAGACGCCGCCAAGCCGGAAGGCGAACGGAAGCACAAGCGCCCGCAATGAACCCGTCGCGGATTTTCATCGAGCGCCCGGTGGCGACCACCCTGCTGATGGTGGCGCTGCTGCTGGCGGGCTTTTTCGGCTACCGGCTGCTGCCGGTCTCGGCCCTGCCGGAGGTGGACTATCCCACCATCCAGGTGACCACGCTTTATCCGGGCGCGGGTCCGGAGGTGATGGTGTCCTCGGTGACCGCGCCGCTGGAGCGCCAGTTCGGCCAGATGCCGGGGCTCACCCAGATGTACTCGATCAGCAGCGGCGGGGCCTCGGTGCTCACGCTGCGGTTCACGCTCGGCATGAGCCTGGACGTGGCGGAGCAGCAGGTGCAGGCGGCGATCAACGCGGCCTCGAA comes from Luteolibacter sp. LG18 and encodes:
- a CDS encoding efflux RND transporter periplasmic adaptor subunit, which encodes MSEPNPPAKRSSPLKPILWLLVLGGLGYGGWHWYQSRAAAPGSEAQGGAGGRRGASGPVTVATDTVKEADFEEWTTVSGTVTPLNVVTVRSRVDGELLRVNFKEGGTVKQGDILAEIDPKPYQVLLDQAKGQKSRDEALEQNAQADLKRYQTLLAQDSIAKQQVDTQESLVRQYAAAIESDTAAVAAAQLQLDYTKVEAPLTGRVGLRQVDPGNLIRASDTNGLVTITQMDPMGLIFAVPQELVPTLVGYLNTKTEVPVEALASDQRTVVAKGKLLTSDNQINATSGTLKLKAEFPNADGKLFPNQFVNVRIRVRVDPKSVVVSAGAVQESSRGRYVYLVNPDQTVTFRQVETGATYRETTRIVKGLALGDQVVVSGLDRLRDGSKIVLASPTGGEGGGEHKHGEKAEGGDAAKPEGERKHKRPQ